A single region of the Oreochromis niloticus isolate F11D_XX linkage group LG19, O_niloticus_UMD_NMBU, whole genome shotgun sequence genome encodes:
- the arel1 gene encoding apoptosis-resistant E3 ubiquitin protein ligase 1 isoform X1, producing MDRRFFLTFLFCSLSWIFFWEVRWKKGKESQIEEWLKGHNLSQYRNLFEDVHTLEELSLSVLSRLEEVVKEQQRWREIAEAHIQLLRDFAFQEWLCSQNLEHYYHTLKTLGCMNLDDLSQFDSQLQLSLAAWGYYYEDYIKLSTGIKILQTSRGSRDQDYEIRLVHSLAERRLNEKWSFAGALIFGCSVALCFLIRDLMFYVIGGITVSIIAFVFTIKFLCELAARVVSFLQNEDPGRRGDRSIYDYVRGNYLDPRSCKVSWDWKEPQEVGQTMSFRVQLFYKNGQPFPAHRPVGLRVNITHIELALDIPATQEVLQEPESNVVKVAFTVRKAGRYEVAVKLGGLNVAYSPYYKIFQPGTVVPSKTKIAYHFSTLVLTNGQRHTLQIEPRDEYGNPTNNSTSLTDEANYSVHVHSLGTADDDSLEGLYSKSVSVNKQQCQVLLRLTLKKTGCFRARISYKDQPLSNGEFDIIVLSENEKACVEKNVSTPGISIYFEAYLYSSGNYSSSSWQLPASSLLAPQRRPSMGEEEDEHDSPVEGQPEKVKKPKKVYCYISPKQLSVKEFYLKIIPWRLFTFRVCPGTKFTYYGPDPVHKYLTLVVDDGIQPPVELSCKDRNIMAATFIRFLHKNIGGSETFQDKVNFFQRELRHIHSKRPRTKTCLKVSRHAILDSSLKATRNFSVSDWSKNFEVVFQDEEALDWGGPRREWFELICKTLFDTSNQLFTRFSDNNQGLVHPNPERPPHLRLKMYEFAGRVVGKCLYESALGGAYKQLVRARFTRSFLAQIIGLRMNYKYFETDDQEFYKTKVCFILNNDVSEMDLVFAEEKYSKSGQLEKVVELISGGAQIAVTNENKMHYLNLLAQYRLASQVRDEVEHFLKGLNELVPENLLAIFDENELELLMCGTGDINVQDFKAHAVIVGGSWHFREKVMKWFWAVVSSFTQEELARLLQFTTGSSQLPHGGFNTLCPSFQIIAAPTHSTLPTAHTCFNQLCLPTYDSYEELHKMLKLAISEGSEGFGML from the exons ATGGACCGCCGTTTCTTCCTGACCTTCCTCTTCTGCTCACTGTCGTGGATCTTCTTCTGGGAAGTGCGCTggaagaaaggaaaagagagtCAGATCGAGGAATGGCTCAAAGGACATAACCTCTCTCAATACAGAAACTTATTTGAAG ATGTACACACACTCGAGGAACTGAGTCTGAGTGTTCTTAGTCGTTTGGAAGAGGTGGTGAAGGAACAGCAGCGCTGGAGGGAGATTGCAGAGGCTCACATCCAGCTGCTTCGAGACTTTGCCTTCCAGGAGTGGCTTTGCTCCCAGAACCTGGAGCACTATTACCATAC ACTGAAGACCTTGGGTTGTATGAATTTGGATGATCTCTCTCAGTTTGACAGTCAGCTGCAGCTTTCTTTAGCTGCCTGGGGCTACTACTACGAAGATTACATAAAGTTGTCTACAGGCATCAAGATCCTCCAGACCTCCAGGGGGAGTCGTGACCAGGACTACGAGATCCGGCTGGTGCACAGCCTCGCTGAGAGACGTCTGAATGAGAAGTGGTCATTTG CGGGAGCTCTCATATTTGGCTGTAGTGTGGCACTGTGCTTCTTGATAAGGGACCTCATGTTTTACGTGATTG GTGGAATTACTGTTTCCATCATAGCGTTTGTCTTTACCATCAAGTTCCTCTGTGAGCTTGCGGCAAGGGTGGTCAGCTTCCTGCAGAATGAGGATCCAGGGCGACGCGGTGATCGTAGCATCTACGACTATGTCCGGGGAAACTACCTGGACCCACGCTCCTGCAAAGTGTCATGGGACTGGAAGGAACCACAGGAAGTGGGACAGACTATGAGTTTCAGAGTCCAG CTGTTCTACAAGAATGGTCAGCCTTTCCCAGCACATCGGCCTGTGGGGCTGAGGGTCAACATTACCCACATTGAACTGGCCCTGGACATCCCTGCCACACAGGAAGTCCTGCAAGAACCAGAGTCGAACGTAGTCAAAGTGGCTTTTACAGTGCGCAAGGCTGGACGTTATGAGGTTGCGGTCAAGCTGGGCGGACTGAATGTCGCCTATAGCCCTTATTACAAGATATTCCAGCCAG GTACAGTTGTTCCATCCAAAACCAAGATAGCCTACCATTTCTCCACCCTGGTGCTAACAAATGGACAGCGGCACACTTTACAAATTGAGCCCAGAGACGAGTATGGAAACCCTACTAATAACTCCACATCTCTGACAGATGAAGCAAACTACAGTGTCCATGTGCACTCT cTTGGCACAGCAGATGATGACAGTCTGGAGGGCCTCTACAGCAAATCTGTTTCAGTCAACAAGCAGCAGTGCCAGGTTCTGTTGAGACTGACCCTGAAGAAGACTGGCTGTTTCAGGGCTCGCATCTCCTACAAGGATCAGCCGCTCAGCAATGGGGAATTTGACATAATTGTTCTCAGTG AGAATGAAAAGGCCTGCGTGGAGAAGAATGTATCCACTCCTGGCATAAGCATCTACTTTGAGGCATACCTTTACAGTAGTGGGAACTACAGCAGTTCATCGTGGCAGTTACCAGCCTCCTCTTTGTTGGCTCCCCAGAGGAGGCCCTCTAtgggagaagaggaggatgaaCATGACTCTCCTGTGGAGGGACAACCTGAGAAGGTCAAGAAACCAAAAAAGGTCTACTGTTACATATCGCCAAAG CAATTATCCGTGAAGGAATTCTACCTGAAAATTATTCCATGGCGCCTTTTCACCTTTCGAGTATGTCCAGGAACAAAG TTTACCTATTATGGTCCTGACCCAGTTCACAAGTACCTAACTCTAGTAGTGGATGATGGGATACAGCCTCCTGTGGAGCTAAGCTGCAAAGATAGGAACATCATGGCTGCCACCTTCATTCGCTTCCTGCACAAGAATATTG GCGGCTCTGAAACGTTCCAAGACAAGGTGAATTTCTTTCAGCGTGAACTCAGGCACATCCATTCCAAGAGACCTCGCACCAAGACCTGCCTAAAAGTCAGCCGACACGCCATTCTGGATTCA TCATTGAAGGCCACAAGGAACTTCTCAGTGTCTGACTGGAGTAAAAACTTTGAGGTCGTGTTTCAGGACGAGGAAG CTCTGGACTGGGGCGGTCCGCGCAGGGAGTGGTTTGAACTGATTTGCAAGACCCTCTTTGACACATCGAATCAATTGTTCACCCGCTTCAGTGACAACAACCAGGGCCTT GTACACCCAAATCCCGAGAGGCCACCCCACTTGCGCCTAAAGATGTACGAGTTTGCGGGTCGCGTTGTAGGGAAATGTCTGTATGAGTCTGCTCTGGGTGGAGCCTACAAACAGCTGGTTCGAGCTCGCTTTACACGTTCCTTCTTGGCCCAAATCATTGGCCTGAGAATGAACTACAAG TACTTTGAGACGGATGACCAGGAGTTCTACAAAACTAAAGTGTGCTTCATCCTAAACAATGACGTGAGTGAAATGGACCTGGTGTTTGCCGAGGAAAAGTATAGCAAGTCGGGACAGCTGGAGAAG GTGGTGGAGCTTATATCTGGTGGAGCTCAAATTGCTGTGACCAATGAAAACAAGATGCATTATCTTAACCTGCTGGCCCAGTACAGACTGGCCAGTCAGGTAAGAGATGAGGTGGAACATTTCCTCAAAG GTTTGAATGAACTGGTTCCAGAAAACCTGCTAGCCATATTTGATGAGAACGAATTGGAG CTGCTGATGTGTGGCACTGGTGACATAAACGTACAGGACTTCAAGGCCCACGCTGTGATTGTTGGCGGATCGTGGCACTTCCGAGAGAAG GTGATGAAGTGGTTCTGGGCGGTGGTGTCTAGCTTCACGCAGGAAGAACTGGCACGTCTTCTGCAGTTCACCACCGGCTCCTCTCAGCTTCCCCACGGCGGGTTCAACACTCTTTGCCCCTCGTTCCAGATCATCGCTGCCCCCACACATAGCACTTTGCCCACTGCACACACCTG TTTTAACCAGCTGTGCCTCCCTACCTACGACTCCTACGAGGAGCTGCACAAGATGCTGAAGCTGGCCATCAGCGAGGGCAGTGAGGGTTTTGGCATGCTCTGA
- the fcf1 gene encoding rRNA-processing protein FCF1 homolog isoform X2, whose amino-acid sequence MKRMISLKDQRIKETERAKAKEKKKKDPSQLKEREVTKYPSCLFFQYNTQLGPPYHILVDTNFINFSIKAKLDIVQSMMDCLYAKCIPYITDCVMAEIEKLGMKYRVALRISKDPRFERLPCTHKGTYADDCLVQRVTQHKCYILATVDRDLKRRVRKIPGVPIMYISNHRYNIERMPDDYGAPRF is encoded by the exons ATGAAAAGAATGATCAGTCTCAAGGACCAAAGAAT aaaagagacagagagagccaaagcaaaagagaaaaagaagaaagacccTTCGCAGCTGAAGGAGAGAGAAGT gACTAAGTACCCATCGTGCCTCTTTTTTCAATACAACACTCAGCTTGGCCCACCATACCACATTCTGGTTGACACAAATTTTATAAACTTCTCCATCAAGGCCAAACTGGACATTGTTCAGTCTATGATGGACTGCCTTTATGCCAAAT GTATACCATATATTACAGACTGTGTAATGGCTGAGATTGAAAAGCTTGGAATGAAATACAGAGTCGCGCTCAG gaTATCAAAAGATCCAAGATTTGAGCGTCTGCCTTGCACACACAAGGGAACTTACGCTGATGACTGCTTAGTCCAACGAGTGACACAG CACAAGTGTTACATCCTGGCCACTGTTGACCGAGATCTGAAGAGAAGAGTCAGGAAGATCCCTGGAGTGCCCATCATGTACATCTCAAACCACAG GTATAACATTGAACGGATGCCTGATGACTACGGTGCTCCAAGATTTTAA
- the arel1 gene encoding apoptosis-resistant E3 ubiquitin protein ligase 1 isoform X2, translated as MDRRFFLTFLFCSLSWIFFWEVRWKKGKESQIEEWLKGHNLSQYRNLFEDVHTLEELSLSVLSRLEEVVKEQQRWREIAEAHIQLLRDFAFQEWLCSQNLEHYYHTLKTLGCMNLDDLSQFDSQLQLSLAAWGYYYEDYIKLSTGIKILQTSRGSRDQDYEIRLVHSLAERRLNEKWSFAGALIFGCSVALCFLIRDLMFYVIGGITVSIIAFVFTIKFLCELAARVVSFLQNEDPGRRGDRSIYDYVRGNYLDPRSCKVSWDWKEPQEVGQTMSFRVQLFYKNGQPFPAHRPVGLRVNITHIELALDIPATQEVLQEPESNVVKVAFTVRKAGRYEVAVKLGGLNVAYSPYYKIFQPGTVVPSKTKIAYHFSTLVLTNGQRHTLQIEPRDEYGNPTNNSTSLTDEANYSVHVHSLGTADDDSLEGLYSKSVSVNKQQCQVLLRLTLKKTGCFRARISYKDQPLSNGEFDIIVLSENEKACVEKNVSTPGISIYFEAYLYSSGNYSSSSWQLPASSLLAPQRRPSMGEEEDEHDSPVEGQPEKVKKPKKVYCYISPKQLSVKEFYLKIIPWRLFTFRVCPGTKFTYYGPDPVHKYLTLVVDDGIQPPVELSCKDRNIMAATFIRFLHKNIGGSETFQDKVNFFQRELRHIHSKRPRTKTCLKVSRHAILDSSLKATRNFSVSDWSKNFEVVFQDEEALDWGGPRREWFELICKTLFDTSNQLFTRFSDNNQGLYFETDDQEFYKTKVCFILNNDVSEMDLVFAEEKYSKSGQLEKVVELISGGAQIAVTNENKMHYLNLLAQYRLASQVRDEVEHFLKGLNELVPENLLAIFDENELELLMCGTGDINVQDFKAHAVIVGGSWHFREKVMKWFWAVVSSFTQEELARLLQFTTGSSQLPHGGFNTLCPSFQIIAAPTHSTLPTAHTCFNQLCLPTYDSYEELHKMLKLAISEGSEGFGML; from the exons ATGGACCGCCGTTTCTTCCTGACCTTCCTCTTCTGCTCACTGTCGTGGATCTTCTTCTGGGAAGTGCGCTggaagaaaggaaaagagagtCAGATCGAGGAATGGCTCAAAGGACATAACCTCTCTCAATACAGAAACTTATTTGAAG ATGTACACACACTCGAGGAACTGAGTCTGAGTGTTCTTAGTCGTTTGGAAGAGGTGGTGAAGGAACAGCAGCGCTGGAGGGAGATTGCAGAGGCTCACATCCAGCTGCTTCGAGACTTTGCCTTCCAGGAGTGGCTTTGCTCCCAGAACCTGGAGCACTATTACCATAC ACTGAAGACCTTGGGTTGTATGAATTTGGATGATCTCTCTCAGTTTGACAGTCAGCTGCAGCTTTCTTTAGCTGCCTGGGGCTACTACTACGAAGATTACATAAAGTTGTCTACAGGCATCAAGATCCTCCAGACCTCCAGGGGGAGTCGTGACCAGGACTACGAGATCCGGCTGGTGCACAGCCTCGCTGAGAGACGTCTGAATGAGAAGTGGTCATTTG CGGGAGCTCTCATATTTGGCTGTAGTGTGGCACTGTGCTTCTTGATAAGGGACCTCATGTTTTACGTGATTG GTGGAATTACTGTTTCCATCATAGCGTTTGTCTTTACCATCAAGTTCCTCTGTGAGCTTGCGGCAAGGGTGGTCAGCTTCCTGCAGAATGAGGATCCAGGGCGACGCGGTGATCGTAGCATCTACGACTATGTCCGGGGAAACTACCTGGACCCACGCTCCTGCAAAGTGTCATGGGACTGGAAGGAACCACAGGAAGTGGGACAGACTATGAGTTTCAGAGTCCAG CTGTTCTACAAGAATGGTCAGCCTTTCCCAGCACATCGGCCTGTGGGGCTGAGGGTCAACATTACCCACATTGAACTGGCCCTGGACATCCCTGCCACACAGGAAGTCCTGCAAGAACCAGAGTCGAACGTAGTCAAAGTGGCTTTTACAGTGCGCAAGGCTGGACGTTATGAGGTTGCGGTCAAGCTGGGCGGACTGAATGTCGCCTATAGCCCTTATTACAAGATATTCCAGCCAG GTACAGTTGTTCCATCCAAAACCAAGATAGCCTACCATTTCTCCACCCTGGTGCTAACAAATGGACAGCGGCACACTTTACAAATTGAGCCCAGAGACGAGTATGGAAACCCTACTAATAACTCCACATCTCTGACAGATGAAGCAAACTACAGTGTCCATGTGCACTCT cTTGGCACAGCAGATGATGACAGTCTGGAGGGCCTCTACAGCAAATCTGTTTCAGTCAACAAGCAGCAGTGCCAGGTTCTGTTGAGACTGACCCTGAAGAAGACTGGCTGTTTCAGGGCTCGCATCTCCTACAAGGATCAGCCGCTCAGCAATGGGGAATTTGACATAATTGTTCTCAGTG AGAATGAAAAGGCCTGCGTGGAGAAGAATGTATCCACTCCTGGCATAAGCATCTACTTTGAGGCATACCTTTACAGTAGTGGGAACTACAGCAGTTCATCGTGGCAGTTACCAGCCTCCTCTTTGTTGGCTCCCCAGAGGAGGCCCTCTAtgggagaagaggaggatgaaCATGACTCTCCTGTGGAGGGACAACCTGAGAAGGTCAAGAAACCAAAAAAGGTCTACTGTTACATATCGCCAAAG CAATTATCCGTGAAGGAATTCTACCTGAAAATTATTCCATGGCGCCTTTTCACCTTTCGAGTATGTCCAGGAACAAAG TTTACCTATTATGGTCCTGACCCAGTTCACAAGTACCTAACTCTAGTAGTGGATGATGGGATACAGCCTCCTGTGGAGCTAAGCTGCAAAGATAGGAACATCATGGCTGCCACCTTCATTCGCTTCCTGCACAAGAATATTG GCGGCTCTGAAACGTTCCAAGACAAGGTGAATTTCTTTCAGCGTGAACTCAGGCACATCCATTCCAAGAGACCTCGCACCAAGACCTGCCTAAAAGTCAGCCGACACGCCATTCTGGATTCA TCATTGAAGGCCACAAGGAACTTCTCAGTGTCTGACTGGAGTAAAAACTTTGAGGTCGTGTTTCAGGACGAGGAAG CTCTGGACTGGGGCGGTCCGCGCAGGGAGTGGTTTGAACTGATTTGCAAGACCCTCTTTGACACATCGAATCAATTGTTCACCCGCTTCAGTGACAACAACCAGGGCCTT TACTTTGAGACGGATGACCAGGAGTTCTACAAAACTAAAGTGTGCTTCATCCTAAACAATGACGTGAGTGAAATGGACCTGGTGTTTGCCGAGGAAAAGTATAGCAAGTCGGGACAGCTGGAGAAG GTGGTGGAGCTTATATCTGGTGGAGCTCAAATTGCTGTGACCAATGAAAACAAGATGCATTATCTTAACCTGCTGGCCCAGTACAGACTGGCCAGTCAGGTAAGAGATGAGGTGGAACATTTCCTCAAAG GTTTGAATGAACTGGTTCCAGAAAACCTGCTAGCCATATTTGATGAGAACGAATTGGAG CTGCTGATGTGTGGCACTGGTGACATAAACGTACAGGACTTCAAGGCCCACGCTGTGATTGTTGGCGGATCGTGGCACTTCCGAGAGAAG GTGATGAAGTGGTTCTGGGCGGTGGTGTCTAGCTTCACGCAGGAAGAACTGGCACGTCTTCTGCAGTTCACCACCGGCTCCTCTCAGCTTCCCCACGGCGGGTTCAACACTCTTTGCCCCTCGTTCCAGATCATCGCTGCCCCCACACATAGCACTTTGCCCACTGCACACACCTG TTTTAACCAGCTGTGCCTCCCTACCTACGACTCCTACGAGGAGCTGCACAAGATGCTGAAGCTGGCCATCAGCGAGGGCAGTGAGGGTTTTGGCATGCTCTGA
- the fcf1 gene encoding rRNA-processing protein FCF1 homolog isoform X1 has product MGKQKTKRYATMKRMISLKDQRIKETERAKAKEKKKKDPSQLKEREVTKYPSCLFFQYNTQLGPPYHILVDTNFINFSIKAKLDIVQSMMDCLYAKCIPYITDCVMAEIEKLGMKYRVALRISKDPRFERLPCTHKGTYADDCLVQRVTQHKCYILATVDRDLKRRVRKIPGVPIMYISNHRYNIERMPDDYGAPRF; this is encoded by the exons ATG GGGAAGCAGAAAACGAAGAGGTATGCAACGATGAAAAGAATGATCAGTCTCAAGGACCAAAGAAT aaaagagacagagagagccaaagcaaaagagaaaaagaagaaagacccTTCGCAGCTGAAGGAGAGAGAAGT gACTAAGTACCCATCGTGCCTCTTTTTTCAATACAACACTCAGCTTGGCCCACCATACCACATTCTGGTTGACACAAATTTTATAAACTTCTCCATCAAGGCCAAACTGGACATTGTTCAGTCTATGATGGACTGCCTTTATGCCAAAT GTATACCATATATTACAGACTGTGTAATGGCTGAGATTGAAAAGCTTGGAATGAAATACAGAGTCGCGCTCAG gaTATCAAAAGATCCAAGATTTGAGCGTCTGCCTTGCACACACAAGGGAACTTACGCTGATGACTGCTTAGTCCAACGAGTGACACAG CACAAGTGTTACATCCTGGCCACTGTTGACCGAGATCTGAAGAGAAGAGTCAGGAAGATCCCTGGAGTGCCCATCATGTACATCTCAAACCACAG GTATAACATTGAACGGATGCCTGATGACTACGGTGCTCCAAGATTTTAA